A genomic segment from Aegilops tauschii subsp. strangulata cultivar AL8/78 chromosome 1, Aet v6.0, whole genome shotgun sequence encodes:
- the LOC109763998 gene encoding protein FAR1-RELATED SEQUENCE 3: MQAADNFGEQTSGPAPATNFEQVVMTYPDRVLEPSHSGAGLRVEKEHAGKQAILEGGLQPIGEINQEHASNGIATTVQGLLADMLHKQTNSVDSIVQHAEEQDQLYDVTEGHELCGNDTSSGSDAGSSSGSELDTELGKCFYPSIEALENSRPPEVGMKFPTLEDAERFYSTHAMLTGFAARRGTNYKRKKFHLLCNRSGKLKPTQDLQRKRKVNVLGSQCQAKVIVKLHNEQWEFTGVKHEHNHPLCPSPSLTSFFLDHKYLSSEEKLFLRVLQQSRVNPRKAMNIFQRMRSNFGNVSSSNEKDMSNSQCVDQWRKENSDVETALKRFKELELRNQGFSYTMQKDEDNIVRSLFWTDARSKVDYEIFGDFISFSTTYSTNRHNMPFTPIIGVNNHGRILVFGCALLQDQKAETFKWMFQTFLHVMRGKLPKTIIIDQDEGMVKAIAEVMPQVRHRLCKFSVMRKAQEMLGAFMAARGNMNAELHSLVDNSLTEKEFEEGWAVLIERYDASENEYLRLMWKTRKSWVPVYFRADFYPFVESAEHGEGSNLLFKDNVLPKDRIEKFIEQYERIQEGIVKTEEEDTLQSATEPAYFSMQPIEKHAACIYTRQIFLRVQKELYYSTALNAHEIQGGAAYRLEKVFDYENPEFDRNSFEVLVEPGTYTFKCQCAKFTRDGILCCHIFRVFTQLGVIEIPARYIVPRWAREFREERLKEYEEKCSKRTEGRKRCAMLLGKMADIGKGICADSAKSGCFMLELDKVQEKLVGADDQIVLWSK; this comes from the exons ATGCAGGCAGCAGACAATTTCGGGGAACAGACATCGGGGCCTGCTCCTGCAACCAATTTCGAACAA GTTGTGATGACCTATCCGGACCGGGTTCTAGAACCGAGCCACTCAGGAGCAGGGCTGCGCGTCGAAAAG GAACACGCTGGCAAACAAGCAATCCTGGAAGGAGGTCTACAGCCGATTGGTGAAATTAACCAG GaacatgcatcaaatggcatTGCCACAACTGTGCAAGGACTGTTGGCAGATATGTTGCATAAACAAACCAACTCGGTGGACTCTATAGTGCAGCACGCTGAAGAACAAGACCAATTATACGATGTTACAGAAGGGCATGAATTGTGTGGCAATGATACAAGCAGTGGAAGCGATGCAGGTAGCAGCTCTGGGAGCGAGTTGGATACTGAACTAGGAAAATGCTTTTACCCTAGTATCGAGGCATTGGAGAATTCAAGACCACCGGAAGTTGGAATGAAATTTCCTACCCTTGAAGATGCAGAGCGTTTCTATAGCACACATGCTATGCTAACTGGTTTTGCAGCAAGGAGGGGAACTAATTACAAGAGAAAGAAGTTTCACCTACTGTGCAACAGAAGTGGTAAATTAAAGCCAACTCAGGACCTGCAGAGGAAGAGGAAGGTTAATGTTTTGGGCTCACAGTGCCAAGCAAAGGTGATCGTGAAGCTCCATAACGAGCAATGGGAATTCACAGGAGTTAAGCACGAGCACAACCATCCATTATGTCCATCCCCATCGCTCACGAGTTTCTTTTTGGATCATAAATACTTGTCAAGTGAAGAAAAGTTATTTCTAAGAGTTCTGCAACAAAGTAGGGTAAATCCAAGGAAAGCTATGAATATTTTCCAGAGAATGAGAAGCAACTTTGGAAATGTATCATCATCAAACGAGAAAGATATGAGCAACTCACAGTGTGTCGACCAATGGAGAAAAGAAAACTCAGATGTTGAAACCGCACTGAAGCGCTTCAAAGAACTGGAGCTGCGGAACCAAGGATTTTCCTACACCATGCAAAAAGATGAAGATAACATAGTTAGGAGTCTTTTCTGGACTGATGCAAGGTCGAAAGTAGATTATGAGATTTTTGGAGATTTCATATCATTTAGCACTACCTATAGCACTAATAGGCATAATATGCCTTTCACCCCTATCATTGGAGTGAATAATCATGGGCGAATCCTTGTGTTTGGATGTGCCTTGCTACAAGATCAGAAAGCTGAAACCTTCAAATGGATGTTCCAAACCTTCTTGCATGTGATGAGAGGGAAACTGCCAAAAACAATCATAATAGACCAGGATGAAGGTATGGTGAAAGCAATTGCAGAGGTCATGCCACAAGTAAGGCACAGGCTTTGCAAGTTCAGCGTGATGCGAAAAGCACAGGAAATGCTAGGAGCCTTCATGGCAGCAAGGGGCAACATGAATGCAGAGCTGCACAGCTTGGTAGACAACTCACTGACAGAAAAGGAATTTGAAGAGGGATGGGCTGTGCTCATTGAGAGATACGATGCAAGTGAAAACGAGTACCTCCGACTCATGTGGAAAACAAGGAAAAGCTGGGTGCCTGTTTATTTCCGGGCAGATTTCTACCCATTCGTCGAGTCAGCTGAACATGGTGAGGGGTCAAACTTATTATTCAAAGACAATGTGCTTCCTAAGGACAGAATCGAGAAGTTTATCGAGCAATATGAGAGGATACAAGAGGGCATAGTAAAAACAGAGGAAGAGGATACATTGCAGTCAGCAACTGAACCAGCATACTTCTCCATGCAGCCAATAGAAAAGCATGCAGCGTGTATATACACAAGGCAAATATTTCTGAGAGTACAGAAAGAGCTATACTATTCTACAGCACTCAATGCACATGAGATACAAGGTGGAGCAGCGTATAGACTCGAAAAGGTCTTCGACTACGAGAACCCTGAGTTTGACAGAAACTCTTTCGAAGTGCTAGTTGAACCTGGCACCTACACATTCAAATGCCAATGTGCAAAGTTTACCAGGGATGGGATTTTATGCTGCCACATATTCAGAGTTTTCACGCAGCTTGGAGTCATCGAAATACCAGCGCGGTACATAGTGCCCAGATGGGCCCGTGAATTCAGAGAGGAGCGGCTGAAAGAGTACGAGGAGAAATGCTCAAAGAGAACAGAAGGCAGAAAGAGATGTGCGATGCTATTGGGTAAAATGGCGGACATCGGCAAGGGGATATGCGCGGACAGTGCGAAAAGCGGCTGCTTCATGCTCGAACTGGACAAGGTTCAAGAGAAGTTGGTGGGTGCCGATGATCAGATCGTGTTGTGGAGCAAATGA